CATGGTTGATGGCGCAGCTCCCAGGAGGCGGACTGTTTCCTGGATGAACGTCTCGAGCTTCGAGTCATACCTCCCCCAATCTGGCCAACGACTTGGCGGCTCAGCAGCCACGCGGCCGCCTCACCGCCGGTACAGCATCCCACCGACGGCGACGGCGGGCCGTGTGGACTGCTGCAGCCGCGAGTTGGGCAGCAGCGTCAGATTGAGCACCGGCCTCCCCGGGTTCGACGGATGGCGATACCCACGACGAGGGCGCTGAGGATGATCGCTCCTCCGGCCACAGCGGCCAAAGGTGTGCTCGCCCTCGGAAGGACCACGACGACGAACGCGGCCAGCGCACTCGCTATGAGCCAAAGGTTCGAGCGGATCAGTGTCATCAACGCGCCCCCTTCGATCTGGTTACCCCCGTACTGTCTGCCCAACGACTTGGGCGCTCAGCCGCCGGTACGCCGCCTCTCATGACTTGAGGGTACCGCTGGGCGTGACGGCGGCGTTCGGTCGGCTGCAGCGCCGAGTTGGGCTGCGAGCCCGGGATCACTCCCTGGAGTCTCCTCGGTACAAGCGTGCTGCGAGGTTGTCTCCCCCAAGAAGGAGCAGTACGCCGACAATCACGGCCACGAGCCTTGTTAGTGCCGGACCGGCGTCGATGTGCCCGCCTGACTCCCACAGCTGATTGAAGAGCGCTAATGCGGATGTCACTGCGAGATAGAGCCCTATGGCGCGGGCCAGGACACCAAACGCGCTTCGTGAAGACATGCTCCCTCCCCCTCAGTCAGCCCAACTCCTATCTAGGCCGCCGCGGGGGGCGGCTCCCGACCAGTCTAAGCCTCCCACCGTGCGGGCTCCCGCTTGAACGAGGCCATCGCCATCTGCCATGGCGTCACTTGGGCCTCCCGTACTCGCGCGGGGTTATGCCGCGGGGGTGGACCGCATAAGACGCGGCAGGTGGCGGAGCCTCCGGAGCCGCATAAGACGCTTCCGGCTTCCCATGGACCGGGACCGCATGAGCCTCCGACTGGGAGACGCTCCCGAGGTTCTGGAGCTTGTCCAGCGGGCTCAGCACCCCTCGGCCCCCGCGGTTGAGGACGTGGGTGTAGATCATCGTCGTCCGGACGTCGCGGTGTCCGAGCAGCTCCTGGACGGTCCGGATGTCGTAACCGTCCTCGAGCAGGTGGGTGGCGAAGGAGTGCCGGAAGGCGTGGGTCGTGACGCGCTTGGGGAGGTCGGCCGCGAGGGCGGCCTCCCTGACCGCCTTCTGCACGACCGACTCGTGGAGGTGGTGGCGGTGCCTCCTCCCCGTCTCCCGGTCCGTGTAGTGGGCGCGCGCGGGGAAGACCCACTGCCAAGCCCATTCCCGCGCCGCCCCGCCGTACTTGCGTGCGAGCGCGTTCGGGAGCGGCGCCTCCCCCAAGCCCCTCGCGAGGTCCGTCTCGTGCTGGCGTCGGACGCGGCCGAGATGCTCGCGCAGCGCGTCGTGGATGCTGGCGGGCAGCGTGGTTACCCGGTCGTTCCCGCCCTTGCCGTCACGGATCACGAGCTCTCGGCGGGCGAAGTCGAGGTCCTTGACGCGCACCGAGAGTGCCTCGGTCACGCGGGCTCCCGACCCGTACTGCAGCATCGCCACCAACCTCGCGACCCCGCGCATCCGGGACAGGACCGCTGCCACCTCGTCTCGCGTCAGGACGACCGGGAGCCTCTTCCCCTTTGAAGCCCGCAGCAGCCCGTCCACACGCTCGAGCGGCTGCGCCAGCACCTTCCTGTAGAGGAAGAGGATCGCCGCGAGCGCCTGGTTCTGCGTTGAGGGGGCGACGTTGCGTCGGACCGCGAGCTCGGACAGGAACGCGTTCACCTCCTCCTCGCCGAGCTCGAGCGGGTGGCGCCCGTCGAAGTGGTGGAGGAACCTTCGGACCCACGCGATGTAGGCGTCCTGCGTTCGCGGGCTGTAGTTGCGTCCTCGCAGCACCTCGACCATCCGGTCGTAGAGCAGGGGAGCCGGACGATCGGGGTGCAGACCCAGCGGAGGCACAGCGGTCCCTTCCGTCAGGGGGAAGGCCTGGGGACCGTACCAGCCGGGGACGACGTCCTAGAGCGGAGGGCCGCCCGGCGGGTGGGGCACGACCTTGAACCGGGGCCGGTAGACGTGCACGTCCCCGTACAGCTCGGCGGAGCTGGTGCTGTTCATGTTGTACGTGACGACGGTGGAGGTCTCGGTGGCCAGGTGGGGGTGCTCGTGGGCGTTGTAGGTGATCCTCGACCCGTTCACGGGGTCGTGGGGGAAGTCGGTGGTGCGGAAGAGCAGGGTCTTGTTCGTCCAGGGCCCCCACGGGTCCGGCGCCGTGTAGGCGTAGATCTCGGGGAGGATGCCGGTG
This DNA window, taken from Actinomycetota bacterium, encodes the following:
- a CDS encoding integron integrase; translation: MPPLGLHPDRPAPLLYDRMVEVLRGRNYSPRTQDAYIAWVRRFLHHFDGRHPLELGEEEVNAFLSELAVRRNVAPSTQNQALAAILFLYRKVLAQPLERVDGLLRASKGKRLPVVLTRDEVAAVLSRMRGVARLVAMLQYGSGARVTEALSVRVKDLDFARRELVIRDGKGGNDRVTTLPASIHDALREHLGRVRRQHETDLARGLGEAPLPNALARKYGGAAREWAWQWVFPARAHYTDRETGRRHRHHLHESVVQKAVREAALAADLPKRVTTHAFRHSFATHLLEDGYDIRTVQELLGHRDVRTTMIYTHVLNRGGRGVLSPLDKLQNLGSVSQSEAHAVPVHGKPEASYAAPEAPPPAASYAVHPRGITPREYGRPK